The window AGGCGATCAGCGCATTGCCGATGATGCGTTTGGAGAACGGATGGCCGTAGGCCGTTTCCTCCCATTGCGCGGACAGATTCCAGTCATCGGTAATGTCGTGATCGTCGAAAATCATCAGCGTCGGCACGTGCGCCAGCGCTCGCGCGACGTTGCCGAGACCGGCCTTGAAACCGTCGATGCGCGTCTGTTCCAGCGCATAACGCTCACGTCGTTCCTTGATCAGCTTCGGCGGTTTTGGCGCGATCAGCGTCCAAGGCGTTGGCGACCAGACCAGCAGGTACATCGCCATGACTTCGCCAAATGTCACCAGATGATTGTCGGCACTGCTGCTGGTGAAAATCGGTTTGCGCGCCCCGCCGAAGAAGCGATCACGCAGGGTTTCATTGCTTTTCAATGCCGGCAGCAAATCGGCGCGGTGGTAGTAGCAGGCGGCGTGGCCGTACAGCGCGGCACTGTCGGTGACCACTGCGCCTTCGAGGTGTTCTTCGAACAACCCCAACCGCTCGATCAAGGCATGAATCGCCCGCAGAGTCGGCCCGGCTACGTCATCGGCATACACCTGATCGCCGCTCATCATCAACAGTGCCGGGCGATCCTTGGCCTGGTGTTCTTGCGCCAACAAGTTATCCACACACAGCAAACCGTCGGTCGCCGGGTGATGAGGCTTGCGGCAAGAGCCGTGCAGCAGTTGATCGATGCGAGCGCGCAGCACGAAGTTCGGGCAACCCGCCTCGCCATACAGCAGATGCGGCGCCCACTCGGCGATACCTATGCCATCGATCAGCAGGTCGTAATCGATCCGGGTATCCGAGGGCAGGGCAACATCCAGTTGCACATCAATCAAGTGCACGAACGCGTGGCTGCCCACCGCAATGATCGTGCACTGCCGTTCATCAAGGCGAATGTCGGCGAGATCCTGCAAGCGCAACGTCAGCTCCAGTGCCCGAGATCCCACCAGCCACATCACCAGCCGCGTTGGCTCCAGGCGCCGCAGCAGCGGGCCGGCCAGGACTGGTGGCAGGGAAGGGTGATCGTCGGGCAGTGGCAGCGTTGCGGACATCCGGGTTCTAGACTCTTGGGGCGCAGAGGCGGGGGATGATAGCGCAGGTGACGTCGGGACCGGCGAGAACGAAGCCGTTCAGGCTGTCACCAAATGAAAAGCCATTGTCGTCTGATGAGAAGCGTCCCGATAGGCCTCGTCCTACAGTCCAATCAGCGCAATTCGATGCAACACGCCCATATTGCAGATTGGAGAATAAGAAAAAATGGCCAAAGCCGTACGCTTCTACGAAACCGGTGGTCCCGAAGTTCTACGTTATGAGGACGTCGAAGTCGGCGAGCCCGGCCCCGGCCAGGTCCGTCTGCGTCATGTGGCGGTCGGCCTGAACTATGCCGACACCTACTTCCGCAATGGCACCTACCCGATCCCGATGCCCAATGGCATGGGCGTCGAAGCCTCCGGCGTGGTCCAGGCCATCGGCGAAGGCGTGACCAACGTTCAGGTGGGGGATCGCGTCACGTACACCGGTTTTCTCAACACCCTCGGCGCCTACAGCACCGAACGCCTGATCCCGGCCGCGCCGCTGATCAAACTACCGGAAACCATCAGCTTCGAAACCGCCGCTGCCATGACCATGCGCGGCCTGACGTCTTCGTACCTGATGCGTCGCATCTACGACTTCAAGGCTGGCGACACCATCCTGCTGCATGCCGCCGCTGGCGGTGTCGGCCTGATCGTTTCGCAATGGGCCAAGCTGCTGGGCCTGAACGTGATCGGCACCGTGTCCACCGAGCAAAAAGCTGAAATCGCCCGCGCTCACGGTTGCGAGCATACGATCAACTACAGCCATGAAGACGTCGCCGCACGCGTTCGCGAATTGACCGACGGCGTAGGCGTCAATGTGGTGTTCGACAGCGTTGGCAAAAACACTTTCATGGGCTCGCTGGATTCGCTGAAACCCCGTGGCCTGATGGTTTGCGTGGGTACCGCGTCGGGGCCGATCCCGGCGTTCGACCCGGTGATGCTGGCGATGAAAGGTTCGCTGTACCTGACCCGTCCGGCCCTGGCCAACTACATCAGCGACCCGGCGGAAAAAGCCGAGCTCGCCGGTGAGTTGTTCGACCACGTCGGCAGCGGCCGGATCAAGATCGAGATCAACCAGCACTACGCCTTGCAGGATGCGGTGCAGGCTCACCGTGATCTTGAATCGCGCAAGACCACCGGCTCGTCGATCTTCGTCATTTAAGGAGCTGCCAGCCATGAAAGTCGAACAATTAACCTGCACCATTGGCGCCGAGCTGATCGGTGTCAACCTGGCCGACGCGGTACATGACGACGGTCTGTTTGCCGAGATCCGCACCCAGTTGCTCAAGCATCGCGTGGTGTTCCTGCGCGATCAGGACATCACTCGCGCCGAGCACGTAGCCTTCGCCCGCCGCTTCGGCGAGCTGGAGGATCACCCGGTGGCCGGCAGCGATCCGGAGCATCCGGGGCTGGTGCAAATCTACAAGCGTCCGGACCAGCCGGCGGACCGCTACGAAAACTCTTGGCACAGCGACGCCACCTGGCGCGAAGCCCCGCCGATGGGTTGTGTGCTGCGTTGCGTGGAGTGCCCGCCAGTGGGTGGCGACACCATGTGGGCCAACATGGTCGAGGCCTATGCGCGTTTGCCCGAAGACGTGAAGGTAAAGATTGCCGACCTGCGCGCCCGCCACAGCATTGAAGCCAGTTTCGGCGCGGCCATGCCAATCGAAAAACGCCTGGCACTCCGGGAGCGGTTCCCGGATGCCGAGCACCCGGTGGTGCGCACGCACCCGGAAACCGGCGAAAAAGTGCTGTTCGTCAACGCTTTCGCCACGCACTTCAGTAACTACCACACACCTGCGCGGGTGCGTTTCGGCCAGGACGCCAACCCCGGCGCGAGTGAGCTGCTGCGCTACCTGATCAGCCAGGCGTACATCCCTGAGTATCAAGTGCGCTGGCGCTGGAAGCCCAACAGCATCGCCATCTGGGACAACCGCAGTACCCAGCACTACGCCGTCATGGATTACCCGCCGTGCCATCGCAAGATGGATCGTGCCGGGATCATCGGCGACAAGACTTACTGATCCACGTCTCTGCATTCGCTCTCGTAAACACGCCTGCCCGGCGCGACCCCGGGTGGGCGGAATAATCATAAGAACTGGCATAAGAACTGGAGTAACCCATGCAATTCTTCGACGATTCCCTGCACCCGGAAAACATGGAAAAGGTAGTCATTACCGTGGCCCCGTACGGCCCGGAGTGGATGCCGGAAGACTTCCCGGAAGACATCCCGCTGACCATGGACGAGCAAGTCCAGAAAGCAGTCGATTGCTATGAAGCCGGCGCCACCGTATTGCACTTGCACGTGCGTGAACTGGACGGCAAAGGCTCCAAGCGCCTGTCGAAATTCAACGAGCTGATCGCC of the Pseudomonas sp. MAG733B genome contains:
- a CDS encoding alkaline phosphatase D family protein codes for the protein MSATLPLPDDHPSLPPVLAGPLLRRLEPTRLVMWLVGSRALELTLRLQDLADIRLDERQCTIIAVGSHAFVHLIDVQLDVALPSDTRIDYDLLIDGIGIAEWAPHLLYGEAGCPNFVLRARIDQLLHGSCRKPHHPATDGLLCVDNLLAQEHQAKDRPALLMMSGDQVYADDVAGPTLRAIHALIERLGLFEEHLEGAVVTDSAALYGHAACYYHRADLLPALKSNETLRDRFFGGARKPIFTSSSADNHLVTFGEVMAMYLLVWSPTPWTLIAPKPPKLIKERRERYALEQTRIDGFKAGLGNVARALAHVPTLMIFDDHDITDDWNLSAQWEETAYGHPFSKRIIGNALIAYMLCQGWGNNPDAFGYVLEKARAFSATGHDRYLDSDVQDGLIDELLRLQHWHYVLPTTPAMVVLDTRTRRWRSEMNLKQPSGLLDWEALSELQHELLDHPSAIIVSPAPVFGVKLIETVQKVFSWFGYPLLVDAENWMAHRGAAQVILNIFRHSRTPGNYVVLSGDVHYSFVYEVLIRHRKAGPRIWQITSSGIKNEFPPALLEWFDRLNRWLYSPRSPLNWLTKRRRMRIVPHVPEHAEAGERLWNSAGIGQVFFNEQGQPQDIFQHNSNGSPKTRMVAPENDD
- a CDS encoding quinone oxidoreductase, translated to MAKAVRFYETGGPEVLRYEDVEVGEPGPGQVRLRHVAVGLNYADTYFRNGTYPIPMPNGMGVEASGVVQAIGEGVTNVQVGDRVTYTGFLNTLGAYSTERLIPAAPLIKLPETISFETAAAMTMRGLTSSYLMRRIYDFKAGDTILLHAAAGGVGLIVSQWAKLLGLNVIGTVSTEQKAEIARAHGCEHTINYSHEDVAARVRELTDGVGVNVVFDSVGKNTFMGSLDSLKPRGLMVCVGTASGPIPAFDPVMLAMKGSLYLTRPALANYISDPAEKAELAGELFDHVGSGRIKIEINQHYALQDAVQAHRDLESRKTTGSSIFVI
- a CDS encoding TauD/TfdA family dioxygenase, translated to MKVEQLTCTIGAELIGVNLADAVHDDGLFAEIRTQLLKHRVVFLRDQDITRAEHVAFARRFGELEDHPVAGSDPEHPGLVQIYKRPDQPADRYENSWHSDATWREAPPMGCVLRCVECPPVGGDTMWANMVEAYARLPEDVKVKIADLRARHSIEASFGAAMPIEKRLALRERFPDAEHPVVRTHPETGEKVLFVNAFATHFSNYHTPARVRFGQDANPGASELLRYLISQAYIPEYQVRWRWKPNSIAIWDNRSTQHYAVMDYPPCHRKMDRAGIIGDKTY